A window of the Natronomonas salina genome harbors these coding sequences:
- a CDS encoding helix-turn-helix transcriptional regulator — protein MSSAAEEELSDVERAGLELIRDVGGIHQSEFWKELDVDSRKGSRIIDKLEERGLVEREDTVYDGHNTYLITPVRDPADLEFSLLMAGDMLSPFVGDEEIDAQSDAFSQWVMNLAYEEY, from the coding sequence ATGAGTAGCGCCGCCGAGGAGGAACTCTCGGACGTCGAACGTGCAGGGCTGGAACTGATCCGCGACGTCGGGGGGATCCACCAGAGCGAGTTCTGGAAGGAACTCGACGTCGACTCCCGGAAGGGCAGCCGCATCATCGACAAGCTCGAGGAGCGCGGGCTCGTCGAGCGCGAGGACACGGTCTACGACGGGCACAATACCTACCTCATCACCCCGGTCCGCGACCCGGCCGACCTCGAGTTCTCGCTGCTGATGGCCGGCGACATGCTCTCGCCGTTCGTCGGCGACGAGGAGATCGACGCCCAGAGCGACGCCTTCTCGCAGTGGGTGATGAACCTCGCCTACGAGGAGTACTAG
- a CDS encoding 1,4-dihydroxy-2-naphthoate polyprenyltransferase, translating into MTETVSPAKAWLMAARPQTLPAGAAPVVVGTGLAVHEGVFAALPALFALVGALLLQIGTNFANDYYDAVRGADTEDREGFTRVTAGGIIEPAAVKRAMYATFALAILLGVYLVYVGGVPILVVGLASVAAGITYTGGPLPYGYRGLGDLFVFVFFGLVAVTGTYYVQAVVHVADPLPLWVPPEALPAVAVVAALPAAGLSTAILVVNNIRDRETDAAAGKRTLAVVLGYRLSRIEWTAMVGLAYVTPVALWLDGFHPAVLLPLLTAPLAATVGRTVWTRTEGEALNPALERTGQLLFAHSVLFAAGFALPALL; encoded by the coding sequence ATGACGGAGACGGTCTCCCCGGCGAAGGCGTGGCTGATGGCCGCGCGGCCGCAGACGCTGCCCGCGGGCGCCGCGCCGGTCGTCGTCGGCACCGGGCTCGCGGTCCACGAGGGCGTGTTCGCAGCCCTGCCGGCGCTGTTCGCACTCGTCGGCGCGCTCCTGCTGCAGATCGGCACCAACTTCGCCAACGACTACTACGACGCCGTCCGAGGCGCCGACACCGAGGACCGCGAGGGGTTCACCCGCGTCACCGCCGGCGGCATCATCGAACCCGCCGCGGTCAAGCGCGCCATGTACGCCACCTTCGCGCTCGCCATCCTCCTCGGCGTCTACCTCGTCTACGTCGGCGGCGTCCCCATCCTCGTCGTCGGCCTCGCCAGCGTCGCCGCCGGCATCACGTACACCGGCGGGCCCCTCCCCTACGGCTACCGCGGGCTGGGCGACCTCTTCGTGTTCGTCTTCTTCGGGCTGGTCGCGGTGACCGGCACCTACTACGTCCAGGCAGTCGTCCACGTCGCGGACCCGCTGCCGCTGTGGGTGCCGCCGGAGGCACTCCCTGCCGTCGCCGTCGTCGCCGCCCTCCCCGCGGCCGGGCTCTCGACGGCTATTCTCGTCGTCAACAACATCCGCGACCGCGAGACCGACGCTGCGGCCGGCAAGCGGACGCTCGCCGTCGTCCTCGGCTACCGGCTGTCCCGGATCGAGTGGACCGCGATGGTCGGGCTGGCCTACGTCACCCCGGTCGCACTCTGGCTCGACGGCTTCCACCCGGCCGTGTTGCTCCCGTTACTGACCGCGCCGCTGGCGGCGACCGTCGGCCGCACGGTCTGGACTCGCACGGAGGGCGAGGCGCTGAACCCCGCCCTGGAGCGGACCGGGCAGCTTCTGTTCGCCCACTCGGTGCTGTTCGCCGCCGGGTTCGCGCTCCCGGCGCTGCTATGA
- a CDS encoding phosphoribosyltransferase yields MFADRADAGRQLAAELQERGVAADLVLAVPRGGLPLGRAVADRLGAPLDIVAAKKLGAPGNPELAVGAAASDGSLYLNDDLVERLDLSDTYVENEGEKAAATAREKEATYRTGAAPDLGGKRVVVVDDGLATGATAIACIRKAKAEGASHVVLAVPVGAPGSVDEAAAEADEVVVLETPRRFGAVGSHYRDFSQVSDEAVMAYLEP; encoded by the coding sequence ATGTTCGCAGACCGCGCGGACGCCGGCCGACAACTGGCCGCGGAACTGCAGGAGCGGGGCGTCGCGGCCGACCTCGTCCTCGCCGTCCCCCGGGGCGGCCTGCCGCTCGGGCGGGCCGTCGCCGACCGCCTCGGCGCGCCGCTGGACATCGTCGCCGCGAAGAAGCTCGGCGCGCCCGGAAACCCCGAGCTCGCCGTCGGCGCCGCGGCCAGCGACGGGAGCCTATACCTGAACGACGACCTCGTCGAACGCCTCGACCTGAGCGACACGTACGTCGAGAACGAGGGGGAGAAGGCGGCCGCGACCGCCCGCGAGAAGGAGGCCACGTACCGAACGGGAGCGGCTCCGGACCTGGGCGGCAAGCGCGTCGTCGTCGTCGACGACGGCCTGGCGACGGGCGCGACCGCCATCGCCTGCATCCGGAAGGCGAAGGCGGAGGGAGCGAGTCACGTCGTCCTCGCCGTCCCGGTCGGAGCCCCGGGCTCGGTCGACGAGGCCGCCGCGGAGGCGGACGAGGTGGTCGTCCTCGAGACTCCCCGTCGGTTCGGCGCCGTCGGCAGCCACTACCGCGACTTCTCGCAGGTGAGCGACGAGGCGGTGATGGCGTACCTCGAGCCGTGA
- the menE gene encoding o-succinylbenzoate--CoA ligase → MRDWLAVRADATPAATALAGAGDVASAVTYDALDERVEVLAGRLAARGVGVDDRLAVCAGTRPAFVSLVHAAQRLGAVLVPLNARSTGTELAERLERVDPAAVVCERETEAAVADATGGTALSLDDPAAGAEELSAIQPEPFDLPEWELDDPLVVMFTSGTTGDPDGVVLTLGNVLASATASAFRLGLVPHDCWHVPLPMYHMGGLAPVYRSVLYGTALSLQRDFEPEATLAAMREADATAVSLVPTMLERLLDAGSFPDLRFVLLGGAACPPELLARAQERDVPVAPTYGMTEAASQIATARPDEARANPASVGNPVMFAEVTVVDDAGGVCEPGEEGELVVSGPMVTPGYLDADRTAEAFAAAGLRTGDVGHRDETGRLYVHGRADDRIVTGGENVDPTEVADALQTHPAVADCAVVGLPDEEWGELVAALVELADGRSAAAEELREHCGDRIAGYKIPRKIGFVDDLPRTASGTVDRTAVRDRLLDRRD, encoded by the coding sequence ATGCGCGACTGGCTGGCCGTCCGGGCGGACGCGACGCCGGCAGCGACGGCGCTGGCGGGCGCCGGCGACGTCGCGTCCGCCGTCACCTACGACGCGCTGGACGAACGCGTCGAGGTCCTAGCCGGCCGGCTCGCCGCGAGGGGCGTCGGCGTCGACGACAGGCTGGCGGTCTGTGCGGGGACGCGCCCGGCGTTCGTCTCGCTCGTCCACGCCGCACAGCGACTCGGCGCCGTCCTCGTCCCGCTGAACGCCCGCTCGACCGGCACGGAGTTGGCGGAACGACTCGAGCGCGTCGACCCCGCGGCCGTCGTCTGCGAGCGCGAAACCGAAGCCGCCGTCGCCGACGCGACGGGCGGCACGGCGCTCTCGCTGGACGACCCCGCGGCGGGCGCCGAGGAACTCTCAGCCATCCAGCCCGAGCCGTTCGACCTCCCGGAGTGGGAGCTCGACGACCCGCTGGTCGTCATGTTCACCTCCGGGACGACCGGCGACCCCGACGGCGTCGTGCTCACGCTGGGGAACGTCCTGGCGAGTGCGACCGCCTCTGCGTTCAGACTCGGACTCGTCCCCCACGACTGCTGGCACGTCCCGCTGCCGATGTACCACATGGGCGGGCTCGCGCCGGTGTACCGCTCGGTGCTCTACGGGACGGCGCTGTCGCTCCAGCGGGACTTCGAGCCCGAGGCGACGCTCGCCGCGATGCGTGAGGCCGACGCGACGGCCGTCTCGCTCGTCCCGACGATGCTGGAGCGGCTCCTCGACGCCGGGTCGTTCCCCGACCTCCGGTTCGTGCTGCTCGGCGGCGCCGCCTGCCCCCCGGAACTCCTAGCGCGGGCACAGGAGCGCGACGTCCCGGTCGCGCCGACCTACGGGATGACCGAGGCGGCCTCCCAGATCGCGACGGCGCGACCGGACGAGGCGAGGGCGAACCCGGCCTCGGTCGGCAACCCGGTGATGTTCGCCGAGGTCACCGTCGTCGACGACGCCGGCGGCGTTTGCGAACCGGGCGAGGAAGGCGAACTCGTCGTTTCGGGGCCGATGGTGACGCCGGGGTACCTCGACGCGGACCGGACCGCGGAGGCGTTCGCCGCCGCCGGCCTCCGGACGGGCGACGTGGGTCACCGCGACGAGACCGGGCGCCTGTACGTCCACGGCAGAGCGGACGACCGCATCGTCACTGGCGGCGAGAACGTCGACCCGACAGAGGTCGCCGACGCGCTGCAAACACACCCGGCGGTCGCGGACTGCGCGGTGGTCGGGCTGCCCGACGAGGAGTGGGGCGAACTGGTCGCGGCGCTCGTCGAGCTAGCAGACGGCCGAAGCGCCGCTGCCGAGGAACTCCGCGAGCACTGTGGGGACCGGATCGCCGGGTACAAAATTCCCAGAAAAATCGGGTTCGTTGACGACCTCCCCCGGACGGCCTCCGGAACCGTCGACCGGACGGCCGTCCGGGACCGGCTGCTCGACCGCCGCGACTAG
- a CDS encoding 1,4-dihydroxy-2-naphthoyl-CoA synthase: MVSELFDEDRWEPVTDDFEDLTYHRSTETGAVRIAFDRPEVRNAFRPETVDELYTALDHAKRQTDVGCVLLTGNGPSPKDGGWSFCSGGDQRIRGDAGYEYEDSEARRASENASGEQSDPRATPDEERQDAPRLHILEVQRLIRHIPKPVIAVVPGWAVGGGHSLHVVCDMTLASEEHAKFLQTDPDVASFDAGFGSAYLANQIGQKKAREVFFLGKTYSAEEAVEMGMANEAVPHEELEDVAHEWAEAILSKSPMAIRMLKYAFNMDTDGLVGQQVFAGEATRLGYMTEEAQEGRDAFNEDRDPDFEQFDWYY, from the coding sequence ATGGTATCCGAACTGTTCGACGAGGACCGCTGGGAGCCCGTCACCGACGACTTCGAGGACCTCACCTACCACAGGTCGACGGAGACCGGCGCCGTCCGCATCGCCTTCGACCGCCCCGAGGTGCGCAACGCCTTCCGGCCGGAGACGGTCGACGAACTCTACACCGCCCTCGACCACGCCAAGCGCCAGACCGACGTGGGCTGCGTCCTGCTCACCGGCAACGGCCCGTCGCCGAAGGACGGCGGGTGGTCGTTCTGTTCCGGCGGCGACCAGCGCATCCGGGGCGACGCCGGCTACGAGTACGAGGATAGCGAGGCGCGGCGCGCCTCGGAAAACGCGAGCGGGGAGCAGAGCGACCCGCGAGCGACTCCCGACGAGGAGCGGCAGGACGCCCCACGGCTGCACATCCTCGAGGTCCAGCGGCTCATCAGGCACATCCCGAAGCCGGTCATCGCCGTCGTCCCGGGCTGGGCCGTCGGCGGCGGCCACTCGCTGCACGTCGTCTGCGACATGACGCTGGCCTCCGAGGAGCACGCGAAGTTCCTCCAGACGGACCCCGACGTCGCCTCCTTCGACGCCGGCTTCGGCTCGGCGTACCTCGCCAACCAGATCGGCCAGAAGAAGGCCCGCGAGGTGTTCTTCCTCGGGAAGACCTACTCCGCCGAGGAGGCCGTCGAGATGGGGATGGCCAACGAGGCGGTCCCCCACGAGGAACTGGAGGACGTCGCCCACGAGTGGGCGGAGGCGATCCTCTCGAAGTCCCCGATGGCCATCCGGATGCTCAAGTACGCGTTCAACATGGACACCGACGGCCTCGTCGGCCAGCAGGTCTTCGCCGGCGAGGCGACCCGCCTGGGCTACATGACCGAGGAGGCCCAGGAGGGCCGCGACGCCTTCAACGAGGACCGCGACCCCGACTTCGAGCAGTTCGACTGGTACTACTGA
- a CDS encoding DUF2080 family transposase-associated protein, which produces MGTFELEGEEVIDREAKEFGGSAHVTVPKDWRGADVKVIRITEPDNQGE; this is translated from the coding sequence ATGGGCACTTTCGAACTAGAAGGTGAAGAAGTCATCGACCGTGAGGCAAAGGAGTTCGGCGGGAGTGCCCATGTCACCGTTCCCAAAGACTGGCGTGGTGCGGACGTGAAAGTCATCCGCATCACCGAACCCGACAACCAAGGCGAGTAA
- a CDS encoding PRC-barrel domain containing protein, which translates to MQHNFTEEDEGKKVVGTTGDEIGIVSGVRGGTAYVDPDPGLTDSLKSRLGWGDVDQDDYPLDDAHVESVTDDEIRLGSDF; encoded by the coding sequence ATGCAACACAACTTCACAGAGGAAGACGAGGGGAAGAAGGTCGTCGGAACGACGGGCGACGAGATCGGCATCGTGTCGGGCGTCCGCGGCGGCACCGCCTACGTGGACCCCGACCCGGGGCTCACGGACAGCCTGAAGAGCCGCCTCGGCTGGGGCGACGTCGACCAGGACGACTACCCGCTCGACGACGCCCACGTCGAGTCGGTCACCGACGACGAGATCCGACTCGGAAGCGACTTCTGA
- a CDS encoding DUF1328 domain-containing protein, whose product MQLTGDFLELAILFFVLALIAAVVGARDIAGVSMQIAKILVAVFLILAIVSLLL is encoded by the coding sequence ATGCAACTGACAGGTGACTTCCTCGAACTGGCGATCCTGTTCTTCGTCCTGGCGCTGATCGCCGCCGTCGTCGGGGCCCGCGACATCGCGGGCGTCAGCATGCAGATCGCGAAGATCCTGGTCGCCGTCTTCCTGATCCTCGCGATCGTCTCGCTGTTGCTATAG
- the menC gene encoding o-succinylbenzoate synthase, whose translation MNVEPFSLPLSSPLETAAATIDSREGFLVQVDVDGVTGLGEATPLPGWTESLVDCETALRSVEDPAAALDSGQLDETPAARHGVSLAVLDARARASEQPLYRYLGGEAQVDRVPVNATVGDGPAEATAAAAESAVDAGFRAVKVKVGARAPDEDLRRLEAVRERCPDVELRADANGAWDRSTAEQLLSRFAALDVAFVEQPLPAADLAGHAALRETVGVGVALDEGVVEHGLDAVLEAGAADVVVCKPMALGGVDAARGVAMRARDAGVEPVVTTTVDGAVARAAAVHLAASVPDVRACGLATGDRLAADLREGVATVRAGSAVIPHGKGNIPPS comes from the coding sequence ATGAACGTCGAGCCGTTCTCGCTGCCGCTGTCCAGCCCGCTGGAGACCGCCGCGGCCACCATCGACAGCCGGGAAGGGTTCCTCGTCCAGGTGGACGTCGACGGGGTGACCGGGCTGGGCGAGGCCACACCGCTGCCGGGCTGGACGGAGTCGCTCGTGGACTGCGAGACCGCACTCCGGTCGGTCGAGGACCCGGCGGCCGCACTCGATAGCGGTCAGCTGGACGAGACCCCCGCAGCGCGCCACGGCGTCTCCCTGGCGGTTCTCGACGCACGGGCCCGCGCGTCGGAGCAACCGCTCTACCGGTACCTCGGCGGCGAGGCACAGGTCGACCGCGTCCCGGTGAACGCGACGGTCGGCGACGGCCCAGCGGAGGCGACGGCGGCAGCCGCCGAGTCCGCGGTCGACGCGGGGTTCCGGGCGGTGAAGGTCAAGGTCGGCGCGCGCGCCCCGGATGAGGACCTCCGGCGACTCGAAGCCGTCCGGGAGCGGTGTCCCGACGTCGAACTCAGAGCGGACGCCAACGGCGCGTGGGACCGGTCGACCGCCGAGCAGCTGCTCTCGCGATTCGCCGCGCTCGACGTCGCGTTCGTCGAACAGCCGCTGCCTGCTGCGGACCTCGCTGGTCACGCCGCACTACGCGAGACAGTCGGGGTTGGTGTCGCCCTGGACGAGGGAGTCGTCGAACACGGGCTCGACGCGGTCCTCGAGGCGGGGGCCGCCGACGTCGTCGTCTGCAAGCCGATGGCGCTGGGGGGCGTCGACGCGGCCCGGGGCGTCGCGATGCGCGCCCGCGACGCGGGCGTCGAACCCGTCGTCACGACGACCGTCGACGGCGCCGTCGCGCGCGCGGCCGCCGTCCACCTCGCGGCCTCCGTCCCGGACGTCCGGGCCTGCGGGCTGGCGACGGGCGACCGCCTCGCCGCGGATCTCCGAGAGGGCGTGGCGACGGTCCGGGCGGGGAGCGCGGTCATCCCACACGGAAAAGGCAATATTCCCCCCTCGTGA
- a CDS encoding NRDE family protein translates to MCTLIVAWQVFDDAPVCVAANRDEATGRPSSPPFVWETSPRILAPRDERAGGTWLGYNEHGVLAAVTNRWVSGEGERSRGRLVTDALEEPSATAALARVEDELGAREYAPFHLLVADREDCELVVNGGLGGDDAGFERRRLDPGVHVVVNVGFDGDWFVPPARPDAGRQQAANADRVREVLQPRDGETGADWTRRAGEVLGDHEYGVCIHGDGFGTRSSTLVRLGDDAVVEFADGRPCETSFRPVDDTM, encoded by the coding sequence GTGTGCACTCTCATCGTCGCGTGGCAGGTGTTCGACGACGCCCCCGTCTGCGTCGCCGCCAACCGCGACGAGGCGACCGGCCGCCCCTCGTCGCCGCCCTTCGTCTGGGAGACGTCGCCGCGGATCCTCGCCCCCCGCGACGAGCGGGCCGGCGGCACCTGGCTCGGTTACAACGAGCACGGCGTCCTCGCGGCCGTCACGAACCGCTGGGTGAGCGGCGAGGGCGAACGCTCCCGCGGCCGCCTCGTCACTGACGCCCTCGAGGAACCGTCGGCGACTGCCGCCCTCGCCCGCGTCGAAGACGAACTCGGCGCCCGCGAGTACGCGCCGTTCCACCTCCTCGTCGCCGACCGGGAGGACTGCGAACTCGTCGTGAACGGCGGGTTGGGCGGCGACGACGCCGGCTTCGAGCGACGACGCCTCGACCCGGGGGTCCACGTCGTCGTCAACGTCGGCTTCGACGGCGACTGGTTCGTCCCGCCGGCCCGCCCCGACGCGGGACGCCAGCAGGCTGCCAACGCCGACCGCGTCCGCGAGGTGCTCCAGCCCCGGGACGGGGAGACGGGCGCCGACTGGACCCGCCGGGCCGGCGAGGTCCTCGGCGACCACGAGTACGGCGTCTGCATCCACGGCGATGGCTTCGGCACCCGGTCGTCGACGCTCGTCCGCCTCGGCGACGACGCCGTCGTCGAGTTCGCCGACGGGCGGCCCTGCGAAACCTCGTTCAGGCCCGTGGATGACACGATGTGA
- a CDS encoding HVO_2922 family protein, with protein MDDETVFEFEGSGSRAEIAASLRAITAQLSGSGPISLTAGDETVSVQPAESIDFEVEVEREGEDGERQIELEIELEWPEKADGETGSAGGAVSSDGESETTEPVGEADEAESEADVVDLEADHTPAEPEEGVAEAVGSLGTFEVFEDRAGEWRWRLVHRNGNVIATSGEGYTRRRNAEKGLRSVVENAPGADVVDDL; from the coding sequence ATGGACGACGAGACGGTATTCGAGTTCGAGGGATCGGGGAGTCGAGCGGAGATCGCGGCGTCGCTGCGCGCCATCACGGCCCAGCTGTCGGGTTCGGGACCGATTTCGCTGACCGCCGGCGACGAGACCGTCTCGGTCCAGCCGGCAGAATCGATCGACTTCGAGGTCGAGGTCGAACGAGAGGGCGAGGACGGGGAGCGTCAAATCGAACTGGAGATCGAACTCGAGTGGCCGGAGAAGGCGGACGGAGAAACGGGGTCCGCTGGCGGTGCGGTCTCCTCGGACGGTGAATCCGAAACGACCGAGCCCGTGGGGGAAGCCGACGAAGCAGAGAGCGAGGCGGACGTCGTCGACCTCGAAGCGGACCACACACCGGCAGAACCGGAGGAGGGCGTCGCCGAGGCCGTCGGCAGCCTCGGGACCTTCGAGGTGTTCGAGGACCGCGCCGGCGAGTGGCGCTGGCGGTTGGTCCACCGCAACGGGAACGTCATCGCCACTAGCGGCGAGGGGTACACGCGCCGAAGAAACGCCGAGAAAGGACTCCGGAGCGTCGTCGAGAACGCTCCGGGGGCCGACGTGGTCGACGACCTATAG